The nucleotide sequence CAGCAGGTATAGATAGCATAAACACCCACAAATAGATTATTTTATAGTATCATACAGATTTTTCACAATAACAAAATGATCACACATACAGCAACAAGAGTTATATAAAGTATAAGCTTGGAGAAAAGCAATGGTTTTGTGGAGAGCTCTTTTGTATAGTCGAGGTTTGAACATAACAGGAATGTAACCCACAAAAACACTGGCTACATACTGTAATCAGTCATGTCTGACATGGTTAGATGACTACATATCTCAACGACTGATCGGTGTGTTGACCCTTCAACCATCTTCAGAAACAACCTCTGTCTCCTACTTGAAATTGCAATCAGACCACATTTATTCTAATTCATTTTAAAGGACAGCAGAGCACATGCAGAGAATAGAAGACTATCCTTCATGTCAAATATTGTTGtgttattgtaaaaaaaaaatgccttTCTCAGTCTACTCACCTGGTGGCTTGTCTACACAGGGGGGCTGCCAATCATTCACTCTCTAGCAGAGAGCAGTTAACAAACAAACAATTAACaaacaagtcataatattgtatcTTGATAACAAATTCACACATACACCATACTGAGTCAGATGTCTCacacaaatatcacatttatgtaTAAAATCAAGTTCAACCACTTGGTAAACGCTCTTTAAAATGacatgcattctctctctctctctctctctatggtttGTGAGTGTTATGAAACTGAAGTACAAACTGCTAATGTATAACTGCATTTACATATTCATGCCAAGCGGATGAGAATGCATATGGGAATGTCTGATCTCTATCCTCCAGGTTTGGGACATTGTGGTCACATCACAGATTGGCCCTCCCTCCAGGTGGTACTGTAGATGGCAACAACAATCAGGATATAGTAGACCCACTGATACATAAAGGTGTTGTAGTGCTGAACTGAATAAACACTGAATCGTCTGAGGATGAGTCACATTAAGTTACAACTATGCAACATAAAACGTTGAGATCAAGAGAGTACAAAAAGTGAGTCAATCAAATGTGCGGGTGTCTTTTGACCTGTGCCATATTTGATTGTCCACCACATGATCTGGAGGTTGGGCTGTGCAGGGCTGCAGGCTCAGGGAACAGAAGGTTGAGGAGGTGACCATCTAAGAGACGAGCTGCTAGACCTTTCAGACAGTTCTCTGTGGGGCACCAAGGAAACATCAATCCCAATTATATCTCTTCCATGCATGCACTTTATCATTCATAGTCTCATTCAGTGTCAGTCAAACTTCTGTTCTGTATCTCCAGAACAAATCTAGAGGTCATGGATCAGCTTCTCCAGAGGGATCTCTCTCTCCCCGAGCAGAAAGTCTCTCTTCAGGCTGGTGCCCTTATTCACCACCTTGATCTTCACTGCCAGGTTCTTCACCTGCACTGAGGTCACAGAGTCAAAGAAGAAGTCCTCATTGAACACAGGATTCCGGCTGTTCTTGATGATAGTGCTCCTCTGTTTCTGCAGCTTGCCAGGGTTCAGGTACAGCGACACGCAGCAGTTGATGCTCTTGATGTCGTACACCTTGTCATATAGCTCTTCGGCAGCCAGAACACGGATGCGCAGGCGGGCTGTGCCGGCATCGTAGTCGGCGCTTAGCCTCACCCTGCCGCCATTCTGCAGGTTAATGGTGTGCTCACGGTCCGACGGCCCACTGCCGTGGAGGGAAGGGGAGTGGAGACGCCGCGGCACGTTGGGACTGGGCTCGGCCGAGCTGCACTCGTCTGTGGATAAGGAGCTGTGGCGGGCAAACTTGCTCTTGGCCTTCACCACCTTGGCCTGCGTCTCATGTGTGAAGATCTTGAGCAGCGAGGCAGAGCGGGAGAGCAGCGGGGAGCTGAAGGGAGAGGACTCAGCCGAGGAACAGGTGTCACTCTCCCCTCCACTAAAGTAGCGGTACGGGTTGTGAGAGGCGGGGTTGAGGTGGTTGCCCTCGCTGACGCTGCTCTTCCCCTTCCGCTGGCAGTTGGGGGAGGTCAGAGGGCTGGTCTGGTCACAGTGGAACAGCGACTCCTTGCGGCGGGTGTGGGGGCTCTCCATCAGAGTGGCAAAACCATAGGAGGTCTGGGTCTTGGGGACGTAGGGCAGTGACATAGCAGTCTGAGACTGAGGGTCAGCATTGGTGTCCCCTGCCACCACATCATCAGCGGTCTCTATCTGGATGATGTGACGGTTTGCTGCCCTCAGCAGGTTCTTGGTGTCCCCAGCCAGCTTGACGACCAGACGAGGACTTTGAGGACTGCTGATTTTCTTACTGCCAATGGTCTGCTCAGAGGCCGAGAGCCAAAGGCCTTCCTTGGGCTTGACGACGTCCAGGGTCTCAGGCTCTGGGGGGCAGGAGACCAGCTTGGGGGGAATAAAGAAGTCAGGGATCTTATCAGGGGTGAGAACATTGCTGTAGGCTGGAGTATTGCCCTCCTTGTCCCCATTCTCCCCCCTCCGGAGTACAGTGGTTTCTACCGACCCACGGATCTTGTCCAGAACCCACATGGTCCCACTGGGCTTCAGCAAGTGAGATACGGgggtgtttctctgtctgcaggCAAAAGCACAAACAAGGCAGCAGTTATTGGTGTGAAATATATTTATTAATACActgagaaaatcacattgtagctGTTACTATATCTGTGCCAGAAATGGTTAACTGAATCTAAAAACTAGAAAAACAAATAAATGGACCCCAATGTGTCAAGTTTATATTTAATCAATAGGGACCGAtggggtgtgatatatggccagtaaacacctgaggtgccttattgctattataaaatgGTTAGCAACATAATTGGAGTAGTAAAAATAATTGTTTTGTAATACCTGtggtataccacggctttcaaccaaatcagcattcagggttcgaaccacccagtttataattatttAGGATAGAGAtgttgaataaataaataatttgtgcAGCCTAAATAAGAGGTACATAGGACATGACTGATTTACAAAGGCTAAgaaaacactattattgtacattTACTCATACAGTACATTCTATGTTGCAGTAAGTAACCTATACTATGCCAACATGTTGCACAGCAAATTACTCCTGTGGAATAATAAAGTCTACATTAGTCAAAATAACAAATGAAGCCTAGATTACGTTTATTTATCTTTTTTGTTAAGGTTTCATTTGGTTCTTTTAAAAATATGACGCCAAAAAAAACACTTTAGCACATCACTGAGATCCACTTCAACAGCCATAGGAAATTCTATTCTATTTCTTCTGTTAAATTCCTTAGTCAAAAAATCCTTAAGGATTAGTAATTTTCCCAATAAAATCCTATTTTGTGTCACCTCTATCAGAATCCTATTGCACTACTTTTTCATATTGGGAATCAAAATCATTCCTATTGGATTTTGTGTCACCTCTATCTATCATTATCATATTGGAATCCTATTGGACAATTTTTTTCCTATTGGAAATCAAAAGTAATCCTATAGGTTTTTGATCAATCTTTTAGGATTTTGTCATAATCATAATCCGATTATAATTTTTTCTTAATTGAACCCATTAAATGATATAGTTTGTTGTAATTTGTTCCAGTACAATATAACATTAATTACAACAATTTCGTTGTTTGGAAACAACAATTCTATATTCATTTCGGTTTCATTCATCACCACAATATAGGAGCGATCCAAGGCTGCAAGTTCATTTTCAGTATGACCACCAGTACAGTTCACCTTTTTCAACAAAGTTctactgtgttacagttcatataagaaaatcagtcaattgaaataaataaattagacccTAATCCATGGAATTCACATgattgggcaggggcgcagctatgggtgggcctgggagggcataggcccacccacttgggagccaggcccagcatatcagaatgagttttcacccacaaaagggctttattacagacagaaatacacctcagtttcatcagctgtccgggtggctggtctcagacaatcccgcaggtgaagaagccggatgtggaggtcctgggctggcatggttacatgtggtctgcgattgtgaggttggttggacgtactgccaaattctctaaaacgacgttgacctccaacgtcgttttagacgTTGGAGGTCTTttttggcttatggtagagaaataaacaaatTCTCTGGCAGCCGCTCTGGtgcacattcctgcagtcagcatgccaattgggaaagggtgatacctagtcagttgtccaacaatgtattcaactgaaatgtgtctaccgtatttaacccaacccctctgaatcagagaggtgcgggggctgccttaatcaacatccacgtcttcggtgcccgaggaacagtgggttaactgccttgctcaggggcagaacgaattatttttaccttgttagctcggggattcgatccagtgctcttggcccaacgctctaaccactaggctacctgccgccccaattgcacgttccctcatctgtggcattgtgttgtgtgacaaaactgcacattttagagtggccttttattgtccccagcataaggtgcacctgtgtaatgatcatgatatgctcactaacagggatcaaaacaaatttgtgcccaaaatttgagagaaataagctttctgtgcgtatggaacatttataggatcttttatttcagcccatgaaacatgggaccaacacttaacatgttgcgcttatatttttgttcagtatatattttccTCTTAGAATGTACACCATCTTTACATAGCTAAATAAAACAATTAGTACAGTAACACAAAGATACGAGCATTTCTTTCATTTAATATATAATAGTCAGGGTTTCACTTGGggagctcccgagtggtgcagcgggactccctccctcccagggtTGTACCTTGCCTTCCCCACCTGCCCCTCCATCCCCACAAGAGCCGCAACCCCCCGctccctccccatcctccctaTTGCCCtcctggatgtatctaccagtgCGCAGCTAGTGAACTCTTGGCACACCTGAAATAGGTCATCTTTTTTTAAACCAATACCTATGTCACATTATATCAAATTGTTAATCTAGCTCTATGCTGTTTGGCTGTAATGTCAAATAGCACACCTTTTTGACACAAATATAAACAACCTTGCAAACAATCACAGTAGGTTTCATATCTATTGTTGTTGCAGTTAATGTGTGACGCAGATGCTTACTCCcttggaacttggggaaacaagTGCACGAGATAGCGGTTCCCCAATATAGGATCAtccaacacagtctcacattcaattcgcgcatatatgtacaaaatgtatttcagcagatttcgtgcgtttttgtgcatttttggggtgttttggggtggttcaattcgtttgaaaatacacgaatttccgtgctacttaattcgtgcgaaaatacacgaatttctgtgctacttaattcgtgcgaaaagacacgaatttaaccagtaggcgacacaagccgttgcaacaaccatgtagacgcgataatttgtctttcatttttgttcttcttaatggctaattcaacgtcatgaatatacagaaatgttgtctttgtttaaccatgtttaaaatgtgtcgttgtatgcctatatgtactgttttagacttgctgaacagaatttttgagaaaagacgcacatttaagtgcgacttaattcgtgggaaatattgttttattaatgccaatgctgttttctgtgcttgatttcgcttaatactttggatactggtgcacttgtaatcagaacgcctttttgtcatgtaggcaaccatacacgattttcttcataacccatttcatatttcgtggagcctaaattacaccattttcttcataatgcatgtattacatgtgaatgtaaaataatgaattatgttggcttacacttatggcctttccaaggcctttccataccttaagggaacattttagcactcgccatatggttagtgagaaacgccacttgcaaatgtaaggtcccttactagacgtcctgcaacgtttctaaaattcgtggacggcgtcgggccgtgcgcgggggagagatctttcaggaagtcatcaaactaaatctctcggacgttcggtttccgttttataaaaataacacattttggtcatttttccgcagtctcggaaattcccaccagagggaaaataaataatattgcaaatgcacaagcacattgcaaatgcatgtggccttttctcctaaacggaaaatatttcgaagacgtaatggacagttggccccgaacaagatggcgtcgaggcctcaacgctttttgagttatggccatttttctgggattaaaggtcaaaaacgcaaagtagggtgctaatttgaccgcttcacgtcaaagtacataagcatacggtgtcaggaaaaaaagaaccagccatttatctatcgtaatttaagagaaatcgtacattgacaaattggtcatgttcacaaaaaggagttaaaaaaaaaaataattacagatccagttgcagtgtgttcagacgaacattttttaagtgggtctcgaagctctgccagatttctgtgattttatgtgattttatgaaataacacacactcatttaaccctctgtaaataagtcagttcttaacataaagacttaaacctcaacattatataagagcctaccccaaggaggatatgtgttcactttcagcttcctatgtcaaccggaagtaccttcaaatggtgccatagggtcagtttcgaagggttaaaaaggtcagatctgcctcccgggtggcgcagtggtctagggcactgcatcgcagtgctagctgcgccaccagagtctctgggtttgcgcccaggctctgccgcagccggccgcgaccgggaggtccgttggcctagcgtcgtccgggttagggagggtttggccggtagggatatccttgtctcatcgcgctccagcgacttttgtggcgggccgggggcagtgcgcgctagccaagggggccatgtgcacggtgtttcctccgacacattggtgcggctggcttccgggttggaggcgcgctgtgttaagaagcagtgcggcttggttgggttgtgcttcggaggacgcgtggctttcgaccttcgtctctcctgagcccatacgggagttgtagcgatgagacaagatagtaattactagcgattggataccacgaagaaaaggggataaaaggatggagtgaaaaagtacggtgcttaaagacacacaaagcctgcaatggcattgccattatctccaggccgtgccgagttcaacgagatgccccgcttgaccgtagctagctcggtctgagtgcagcgacagggacaagaagaaggacccaaatgaccctttgacctcaatttcatattcttttgcttttgggagacagagagagaaccgttaaggttagaagcacaatttgacctcaggaacgttcctaaggtcctcccgatctgtgcaagcctaacattgaccgtgtggcattaacccttaatagttaaaagaaggtgtttacatcaaacagtttacaatgacatgtctccccataggagacatgcctgctcccctaaattcaacctgaagcctatgtgggttaataatgccttatgaacctgtcttcgatgacaatccatcaggccactatgaggtctacctgtgtcgattctaagcttcctggagcaaccggaagtggttaaatcaccctaaaagtgtttgccatacccaacctgcagtttgagagaaatagtgcattcaaccctatgtaaatcagtgagttcttaacgtatagacttaaaactcaggattctgtaaaagcccactccaatgaggatatgtgtttactttcagcttcctgtgccaaccggaagtgccataattggtgtcaaaagggctgtttcgaagggttaaaaaagtcaaatctttccaaaacttaatatatgtgaataggaaaccctcatgaactgtaaatcagtcattcatcccatcagatttcaaggaaaaatttacacacccacacagaaaggatggagtgacacactgaggggcttagaggcagacagtgcctgcaatatcaatcaatcaatcaattttattttatatagcccttcgtacatcagctaatatctcgaagtgctgtacagacacccagcctaaaaccccaaacagctagtaatgcaggtgtagaagcacggtggctaggaaaaactccctagaaaggccaaaacctaggaagaaacctagagaggaaccaggctatgaggggtggccagtcctcttctggctgtgccgggtggagattataacagaactatgccaagatgttcaaaaatgttcataagtgacaagcatggtcaaataataatcatgaataattttcagttggcttttcatagccgatcatcaagagttgaaaaacaacaggtctgggacaggtggcggttccataaccgcaggcagaacagctgaaactggaatagcagcaaggccaggcggactggggacagcaaggagtcaccacgggcggcagtcccgacgcatggtcctagggcccaggtcctccgagagaaagaaagagagaaggagaaaattagagagagccaagattttcaaaatttccataaatgacaagcatggtcaaataataatcaggaataaatctcagttggcttttcatagccgatcattaagagttgaaaacagcaggtctgggacaggtaggggttccgtaaccgcaggcagaacagttgaaactggaatagcagcaaggccaggcggactggggacagcaaggtgtcatcatgcccggtagtcctgacgtatggtcctagggctcaggttctcagagagaaagagagaacgagagaattagagagagcatacttaaattcacacaggacactggataagacaggagaagtactccaggtaaccaactgaccctagccccccgacacaaactactgcagcataaatactggaggctgagacaagagcggtcaggagacactgtggccccatccgaagaaacccccggacagggccaaataggaaggatataaccccacccactttgccaaagcacagcccccgcaccactagagggaaatcctcaaccaccaacttacaatcctgagacaaggccgagtatagcccacaaaggtctccaccacagcacaaaccaagggggggcgccaacccagacaggaagatcacgtcagtaactcaacccactcaagtgacgcacccctcctagggacggcatgaaagagcaccagcaagccagtgactcagcccctgtaacagggttagaggcagagaatcccagtggagagaggggaaccggcctggcagagacagcaagggcggttcgttgctccagagcctttccgttcaccttcacactcctgggccagactacactcaatcatatgacctactgaagagataagtcttcagtaaagacttaaaggttgagaccgagtctgcgtctctcacatgggtaggcagactgttccataaaaatggagatctataggagaaagccctgcctcccgctgtttgcttagaaattctagggacaattaggaggcctgcgtcttgtgaccgtagcgtacgtattggtatgtacggcaggaccaactcggaaagataggtaggagcaagcccatgtaacgctttataggttaacagtaaaaccttgaaatcagcccttgccttaacaggaagccagtgtagggaagctagcactggagtaatatgatcaaatttcttggttctagtcaggattctagcagccgtatttagcactaactgaagtttatttagtgctttatccgggtagccggaaagtagagcattgcagtagtctaacctagaagtaacaaatgcatggatacatttttctgcatcatttttggacagaaaatttctgatttttgcaatgttacgtagatggaaaaaagctgtccttgaaacagtcttgatatgttcgtcaaaagagagatcagggtcaagagtaacgccgaggtccttcacagttttatttgagacaactttacaaccatcaagatgaattgtcagatttaacagaagatctctttgtttcttgggacctagaacaagcatctctgttttgtccgagtttaaaagtagaaagttttcagccatccacttccttatgtctgaaacacaggcttctagcgagggcaattttggggcttcaccatgtttcattgaaatgtacagctgtgtgtcatccgcatagcagtgaaagttaacattatgttttcgaataacatccccaagaggtaaaatatatagtgaaaacaatagtggtcctaaaacggaaccttgaggaacaccgaaatgtacagttgatttgtcagaggacagaccattcacagagacaaactgatatctttccgacaggtaagatctaaaccaggccagaacttgtccgtgtagaccaatttgggtttccagtctctccaaaagaatgtggtgatcgatggtgtcaaaggcagcactaaggtctagtagcacgaggacagatgcagagcctcggtctgacgccattaaaaggtcatttaccaccttcacaagtgcagtctcagtgctatgatggggtctaaaaccagactgaagcatttcgtatacattatttgtcttcagaaaggcagtgagttgctgcgcaacagctttttctaaaatctttgagaggaatggaagattcgatataggccgatagttttttatattttccgggtcaaggtttggctttttcaagagaggctttatcactgccacttttagtgagtttggtacacatccggtggatagagagctgtttattatgttcaacataggagggccaagcacaggaagcagctccttcagcagtttagtaggaataggatccagtatgcagcttgaaggtttagaggccatgattattttcatcattgtgtcaagagatatagtactaaaacacttaagtgtctctcccgatcccaggccctcgcagagctgtgcagatccaggacagctaagccctggaggaatacgcagattcaaagaggagtccgtaatttgctttctaatggtcatgatcttttcctcaaagaagttcatgaatttattactgctgaagtgaaagccatcctctcttggggaatgctgctttttagttagtttcgcaacagtatcaaaaataaattttggattgttcttattttcctcgattaagttggaaaagtagggct is from Salvelinus alpinus chromosome 16, SLU_Salpinus.1, whole genome shotgun sequence and encodes:
- the LOC139541052 gene encoding C2 calcium-dependent domain-containing protein 4C-like → MWVLDKIRGSVETTVLRRGENGDKEGNTPAYSNVLTPDKIPDFFIPPKLVSCPPEPETLDVVKPKEGLWLSASEQTIGSKKISSPQSPRLVVKLAGDTKNLLRAANRHIIQIETADDVVAGDTNADPQSQTAMSLPYVPKTQTSYGFATLMESPHTRRKESLFHCDQTSPLTSPNCQRKGKSSVSEGNHLNPASHNPYRYFSGGESDTCSSAESSPFSSPLLSRSASLLKIFTHETQAKVVKAKSKFARHSSLSTDECSSAEPSPNVPRRLHSPSLHGSGPSDREHTINLQNGGRVRLSADYDAGTARLRIRVLAAEELYDKVYDIKSINCCVSLYLNPGKLQKQRSTIIKNSRNPVFNEDFFFDSVTSVQVKNLAVKIKVVNKGTSLKRDFLLGEREIPLEKLIHDL